accactatgagttgatgcctcccgTTTATCCAcccatgtttctttctctatcctctctctaaaatcaataaataaaatattttttaaaaaaagaagggatgAAATTCTGGCACATGCTACAACACGGATGAACCTTAAAGacaggctaagtgaaataagccaaacacaaaaggacaaatactgcatgattccatttataagagGCACCTgcaatagtcaaattcatagagatgaAAAATAGAGCAGTGGTTACTAGGACAGGGGGTTTGCTTGATGAATATATAGTTTTGGTTTGgagtgatgaaaaagttctgaatGTACTATACTTAATGGGCTaaacaatatgaatgtactaTACTTaatgggccctagccagttggctcagtggtaaagcatcgccTGGcattgtggatgtcctggttcaattcacagtcagagcacacagagaagcgaccatttgtttctccactgctctcccttctctctctctctttccctcttctcccacagccatagctcaattgatttgagcacattggccctgggcactgaggatggttccatggagcctccccctcaggtgctaaaaatagttcagttgcaagcatggccccagatgggcagagcattggccccagatggggcatacaggagtctgttcctctatctcccctcctctcacttggaaaagaagacaaaaaaacaacaacaacaaagaatgtacttaatgccactaaactgtactcttgaaattattaaaatggtaCATTacatgttgtatttatttcaccaCAGTTAAAAAACACATGCTGATGTAGATGTCTATGTATGGATATGAAAAGATCTTCAAAATTCACAATATGAAgttaaaaatagacatacagattTAAACACATACCTATATGTCTAAATGCATAGAAAGTAGAAGTGGTCATCTAAGGGGGGTCTGGCTTGAGGGTAGTGCCTAAAGAGGATTTTGGCCTAATCtataatgttttagttttttgaaaggaaaatatattcatgtgttactattgaatttaaaatttataatactgTTCAGAACATCTCTGGAAAAAAAACTCAGGAAACCAGTGACATTGGATTTCTCCAGAGAAGGTCACTGGTTGGTgcttgggggacagaggtgggagACTTTACACTGCTCACCCTGTGTACCCTTTGAAGTTTGAACtgcactgctcacagaaattaggggatcagggaacgagcagatactccagtaccttCAACCTttggtatagtgcattttcatcaatgaaataaaagttggttttgcatctcatttgcatagttgaacaactttctttgatttgtcgtttgcttttctcatgttcttgtttaataaaaaaaaatcaaatgcttcttttttttatcacttcatattcatttagaaatatcccctaatgtttgtgagcagtgtatgtgaCCTTATTgtctatataattaaaatttaccaAACATGTCAATGGTTATAAAATTCTTCttcaatttatattaaatttaaaacaactgaCTTTTGTTCTTTGTAGCTCCCCTAATTTACTACTTCCCTTCCTTCTCATCCTGCCATTTAAAGAATCTTCACATTGCAAGGGTGTTCTCAGAGGGTCATTGTTAATGCCTTTTCCCACGGAATCAGGTTTTCCAAATCACAAAGAATTGAAACTTCACAAAAGTCCCAGCTTTGTCTCAATTCTGCAAAACAGGTGTTAGAAACAGTCTTTTGTGTTTCTAAGTTCTCAGAACAAGCCTGAGCAACACAGAAAGTCAAACTTCATTCCCAAAGGCTGTGATCTTGATAAGTTCCTTGCCCTTCCACTTGGGAACCCATGTGGTTGGTAGTATTCATTTGTTAAGAACATAGTATGTCCAAGGGGAAACAAGTCTGGGTTCTGTTCCTGACTCCATTACCCATGGTGATGTATCATGTTAATTTTACTCAGTTTCACAGCCTATAAAATGGGTCTATCCCTTTCTGTTCCTCAGGATCATCCTGGGGGAAATGAAGACCACCTAATTAAAAGTCCCTGTGTTCTGTCAGGAAGGGCCTGCATCTCCTAGGCCCTTCATCACATCACTCTTACTAACAAGTGCCCTGTGCTCATGCCCTAGGTATGTACCTGTGGGCATCATGTTCCTGGTTGGAAGCAAGATTGTGGAAATGAAGGACATCATTCGGCTGGTGACCAGCCTTGGGAAATATATCTTTACATCTATATTGGGCCATTTTATTCATGGAGGAATTGTTCtgccacttatttattttgttttcacacGGAAAAACCCATTCCGGTTCCTCCTGGGACTCCTCACCCCATTTGCGACAGCATTTGCCACCTGCTCCAGGTGAGTGGGTTTTGGGTGCCCTTGACAGCTCTGAGCCGTGTAAATATGAAACCAGGTGAGCCCAATGGTAGATGCACAACTGTCATCTTCACATAGTTGAGTTCTTTGAAAGCTCTAAATTGGTCTTATCTTCTTTTTTGTATTACCAGCCCCATAGCTCTTATGAAAATAGATTTCTAGGATTGCCAGAATAAGGAATtgccttatttcttcttctggctcCATGGTGATCAACCTGATCATTATTTAGCCCACAGGAACTGTGATTTCTCATTCTAATTAGTAAGGCCTTTgcctgagtaaaaaaaaaaaaaaaaagcggccACTTAACTCAAAATGCATTGTAGGGAAATTTCTAGAATGATACCTGTCCAATTCTCCCTCTGGATGCATGAATTAGAAAATAAGACCAAGACATCATGGTGAGGGGTGTGTGTTCAGTTCTCTAGGATTATCTAATTTAGCACAAAATATGCAGCTTGTTATTTCTGgaaaatttccccccaaaatggGCTTTCCAAATACATGAAAGAAAACTTCCAAAGGATGGCAACACATTGTTTCATTCTCATGTCTACTGCGTGTTTCCTCCCATCCTGAAGGACTATCGGTATGAGAGGGTAGTGGTGGTAAAAAGATTTAGGGAGGACAGTTTCTGGCTTAGACAGAAACAAACTCACTTCTCAGCTGCACCAGCTACCCTCTGGGAAGCCTGCAGAGGCAGCTGGAGAGAATGGGTCTTGTTTATCCCGTTATCTATGAACCAAATTTACTCTTTCCAAATTCTCAGTGCCATTTCTGCTTCTTGGCCtaaaagaacaacacaaaaatcaTAGTTTGCCTTCTACTTTTTGGAAGGGAAGAAAATATGAGAAGAGATGCACATGTGGAGGCAATAGTTCTTTGCTCTCTTGAGAACATGTTTTACCACAAGGCGATGTGTGGTTCTCAAGAAATTTGGTACAGGTGTGTGCAAGTAATATAACAGGTAAATCTAGGGAGTCAGATTTTGAATACCTGGGGAGTTGTCAAAACCCCATGTTGTGACACAAACTTTGAAAcaattctgatttttcttttatttcaaaggGAGAAAGCAGGAAAGTAGGAATGTGCTAATGGTTCTGTTCCAGGGTCTGAGCTGAGTAATGTGTTACTCTTGGAAGGACTCTTCTCACCGTTGGTTGTTTTTCCACTTCTAGCTCAGCAACCCTTCCTTCTATGATGAAGTGCATCGAAGAAAACAATGGTGTAGACAAGAGGATCAGCAGGTTTATTCTCCCCATCGGGGCCACTGTGAACATGGATGGGGCAGCCATCTTCCAGTGTGTGGCCGCGGTGTTCATTGCCCAGCTCAACAATGTAGAACTGAGAGCAGGACAGATTTTCACGATTCTGTGAGTtcattgttattttcttccttgttaGGCCTGGGTCAAAACTTTAAAACTTGAGGTATTTCTTTGGATTTCCTTTGAAAAACCTCACAAATACCAATTTTGCCAGGACTCCGGTGTCCTCATTGATGAAATGAGGACAGCATGAATTCGTTACTTGGAAGGGTGGATTCTGTCGGGCAGAATCTTGGGTTATATGGGTTTTGGTTTCTAAGCCATGGTTGCCATGTTCTGCATTTCTCTGTATCCCTTCATGCACTGTGTTAATGGCTGACCCTGCTGTGACATCTCCTAGAGTGACGGCCACGGCATCCAGTGTGGGAGCGGCAGGCGTGCCAGCTGGGGGGGTTCTCACCATCGCCATTATCCTGGAGGCCATCGGGCTGCCCACTCATGATCTCTCTCTGATCCTGGCCGTGGACTGGATTGTGTAAGTAGCAAGTCATAAGGGCATCAAACAAAAGAGTCTGTATTGCGCTCCCTAGGAGTTGGCACTCCACTGGACCTGAGGGATGAGGAGGAACTTCATGTGCTCCCTGCCCTGTGAAGGAGCCCGCAGTCGAGCTGGCAAGACAAAATTTAGAGCTAGGAAATATTAATCTGAGAGTTAGATTCCCATGAATGCCTGTGAAATACCATTACCAAGAACTTGCTTAGAGCATCCAGGAAAGTGTGGGTGTAAGGCCCAGGCTGGGCCCCCAGAGGGGCACAAAAGGTTGTGGAAATTGTTGGCTGCATAGATGTCATAGCCTTTGGTGTGGTGAGCCTTTGAGAATGATAATCCTTGGCCTGAAATGTCCAAAGAGTGATTTCTGTGAGGGGAAACAAAATGAACCCAGCTAATGGGAAGGCCTGGGCTTAGGCTCAGGGGAGGAGGTGTTAGGAAGGGGGTGTGGGCCAGACCGCCATCAGGCCTCCACTAAAGACTCAAAGAGTTTCTGAGTGTTAATTCCTTGAGTTGCACAGGAACTTTTTCAGGTATAAACAATACCTATTTTATAGGGAAGGGTAGCTAAGCCACTAGTTTTAGACGGTGGAGCATATGGATAAGAAAATGAGCCCTAGAACccagggacctgggttcaaatcctagctttgCCATTTACTAGTTGTGTGATAGGACTGTTCTGTGCTTTCTTTGTCCAAttacctgtgaaatggggataatactagAGCCTACACCAGAGTTGTGATGGAGATTGAGTTCGCAGATGCACAGCGCATGGATTTCCAGGCACATGGGAAATCATTCAGGAAGCATTAGTAAAGAGAGACACTGCTGATCAGGCTAGCAGAGGTGAGCAGGAGAAAATCTAAACACTGAGGCCCAGCACTGGACTTGGCTTCACCCTCTGTGGTTGGGAATAGTGGCTTCCAACcttctctctttaattttatttatttatttattttgtgacagagagagtcagagagagggacaggcaggaagggagagagatgagaagcatcaattcttcgttgcggcaccttagttgttcattgattgctttctcatatgtgccttaaccagggggctacagcagactaagtgaccctttactcaagccagcgaccttgggctcaagctggtgagcttttgctcaaaccagataaacccgcgctcaagctggcgacctcagggtctcgaacctgggtcctccatatcccagtctaacactctatccactgtgccaccacctggtcaggcctccaaCCTTCTCTCTTAAGCCCCGGAAACTTGAAGGGGCTCCTCAGAATCCTTATGGCTCCTCAGAGCAATGAGGGTGAAATGTGCAGCCAAGACCTGCATTGTCCAGAGAACTCATCAGAGGTAACTCAGCCCCTGAGCTGGTGAGTTGGACTGAAACAGAGTGGAGGCTCAGGGGTCAGCAGTCCATCTCCTTGCCCATCCACATGGAGAAAGCAAGCATCTAAGAGGTGCTCAGCCAGGAACAGGGAAATAGGGCACCAGATGAGTTTCCCAGTAGAGACCTGAAGTCACAAgagccctccacctccctccgGCCCCTGGTTCCACAGCAGTGCCCTCAAGCAAgttcacatttttttccatctgttCAAAAATGGGcacagtaaggccctggccggttggctcagtggtaaagcgtcggcctggcatgcaggagtcccgggttcgattcccggccagggcacacaggagaagcgcccatctgcttctccacccctccccctctccttcctctctgtctctctcttcccctcccactgccaaggcttcattggagcaaagtttgcccaggcactagaatggctctgattgcggcagagcaatgccccaacatgggtagagcatcgccccctggtgggcataccgggtggatcctggtcaggcgcatgcgggagtctgtctgactgcctcctgtttccaactttggaaaaatacaaaaaaaaattaaattaaactaaattttaaaaatgagcacaGTACATCCTCTGAGCTTACAGGGAGAGAAGATGGTTATTTGCTTAATCTATGGGTAAACAAGCTTCTGGAAAGGACAGTGCTATTTGCCATGAGGTGGTGTTGCCAGCAGCCATGGCGTGCATGTGAAGATTGATGTTCAGCAGAGATGCAATGTTGAAGTGAGTTAGGAGGAAAGCTGGACACAAGAGCAGATCTACACTGTCATCCATCCCAGTTGTGTGTGATTTTAGGTAATGGTGTCTGTTATACCCAACATACCTGCCCAGGAGGTAGACTATAAGAAAACGATCAAAATATTGGTACTGATTCACTCAGTTGGGAAGTGTGGGTGGgtgacttttgttttcttctttatacttaTCTCTTTTTTCCCAGGTTTTCTACAATGAGAATATATTACTTTCATAagagaacaaaatatttaaaggagtCAGTTTAGAGTAAAGCAAGGCCTTGTACCCTTAGCAGCATGCTCTCCGAGACCCGGCAGGCTCCTCGGGGTTGCAGCTTCCCCATGCCTCAGCCTCCTGTGATCCGGCCCCCCCAGCTCCAGGTGGCGTTGGCTGTAACGCCTACTCCTTTTTTCCCCACCAGGGACCGTACCACCACCGTGGTAAATGTGGAGGGGGACGCCCTGGGTGCGGGCATTCTCCACTACCTGAATCAGAAGGCAGTGAAGAAAGGGGAGCAGGAACTGAGCGAGGTGAAAGTGGAAGCCATCCCCAACTGCAAGTCAGAGGAGGAGACGTCACCGCTGGTGACACACCAGAACCCCGCTTGCTCTGCTGCCAGCGCCCCGGAACTAGAATCCAAGGAGTCTGTTCTGTGATGAGGCTGGGCTTCGGGCTTGCCTACCAGCAGCGGTACCTGCCCCGTCGATTCTGCCACTGGACACAAGGCGCCGCCCACCACCCTCATGGACTTTAGCCTCCTGGGCAATGCGTTGGCTCAACCACCAGTTTGAGGATCACTTCTCAGCAGAGGCATCAGGCTTCCCAACCAGAACTGGTTCCTGAGGACTAGGACACTCTGACTTTCAGCTTGATCCCTGTCTAGGTGCAACCAGGCTCTATTTGAAACATTCCCTCGAGCTGCCAGACTCGGGGAAATAACAGGTTTGCAGGGACCTAGTGGTCAAAGCTTGGGAAAATGCAGATGTGCGCTTTATTGCTCCCAGTCACTCTGCATTGGGTACTTTCCAGGCAAACCTAGTGGGGTTAGTCATCTGTCACATTGCCTTGGGTGCCATAGTAATTGGAAAACTTTCCAAATTCTTAGCCTCGGCTGGAATTCACTGAGCTGGGTCTCAAGGTGTTAGAGTTTGTGCTACAACCATGTGTGGCTGGCTTCTGGTTCAAGGGTTGCTGCTGGGCTGGAGGTGCTGTATGTTGTCAAGTTAGAAATACTCCCGACATGGTAGCACTGCTGGGTCCTCTGGTCGGTGGCATTAAGTAAACAAGGTAAAGGCTGAGGTCAAAAAAAGGAGGGTGAATGCAGCCTACAGGGGGACAGGAAGCAACCTAACAggacaggacacacacacacacacacacacacacacacacgacagttGTCCTCATTCTTATCCCAGGCCTGGAGAAGTTCTTAGCTTCTGTGACCTGGGCTCTGACAACACTGTAGCTTTCCTCCTGTCCATTCTGATTTGGGGAGGTATGTGGCCATCACATTCAAGACCCTGGTTGGTTTATCaatctattattttaattcaacTAGACCCTCCCTAAAATGCTACAAAATATtctggcaaaaataaaataaataaataaataaatacaagttaaaaaaatGCAAGCCCACTCACTAACTAGGTGGGCTCCCCTGTTCGCAGGTCCCAGCCCCCCTGGCTTTAGCCGACTTTCCAGACTTGGTTTTCTTTCCTGCTAGTATGTCAGAGTTTAAAATTCTAAGTCCACGTTCCTCCAGGCCCCTCCTGGCTTGGTTGGACGATGTAAGGGGTCTTTATAGAGAAGACCAGTGTAGCCAGTGACAGGGAAGGCCTCAGAGCCACAAGACTGCTGTGTCACTGTGGCCATTGGTGTAGATCTCGGGGTGACCTGCAGCAAGTCCTGAGGCCTCACTTGACCCCGTTTATAAAATGGGACTGATGTCACCTGCCTCTTACctacctcagaggggtttggtgAGGCAAACTGAGTGAATCTGTGAAGACAACCATTTCACTTCTTGGCTCTCAAGTGCGAACACCCCTCTGCTCCTCTTGTTTTTACCTAAGTGACGCCTTTCTCCACAGAGGCCTCCATCTCCCTGTGGAGACAGCTTTTATGAGCAGGCCTTTGTTCTCTGTGTGCAGTAGCCACTTTTATGCCATTCCTTCTCTTTGTAGTCCCTTGATAGCTTCGAAGGCAGCCTCTTCCTGATGTCCTTCAAGTGTTCACAGATTAGCCACCTCACCTTTTACTGCATTTCATGGTACCCGACGTCGCTGTGACTCCCCCACCCAGGCACCATTTCTGCCACCCCACATCGGGTCATCAAAGCTCCCAAACTCTCACCCTCATTCATTCCTTTGTTTTCCCTGTTGCTACGGTTTTGCTGTCACCCGGACCCTACAGAAGGGAACACGCCATTATGATGTGTGTCCCATTGCAATGAGTATGGGTGGATGGGACAGAAACACTCAAGCTCCTCCATTTTAAAgtcagaaggggggggggggagccatgGGACCCAGAGATGACCCAGCTTCCTCCAAATCTGTAAACCAGCTAAGCCACTCCCATCTCCTGTGAAGCCTGGAGTGGCCAGCAACTGAGCTGAGAGGTTCCTGGAAACCTTGACCCTCTGGCTAGAACTGCTCCTCCGCTTCTGTTTTCAAAGGGAAAGATAATCACAGTGATTTCAAActgaaaatgaacattcacttcTTTTCAGGCTTTAGTATATTTCATCTTTTCCCCCttccacatatgtgtgtgtatgcacatatatatatgtgtatatgtatatatatgtgtgtgtgactgta
The Saccopteryx bilineata isolate mSacBil1 chromosome 3, mSacBil1_pri_phased_curated, whole genome shotgun sequence DNA segment above includes these coding regions:
- the SLC1A4 gene encoding neutral amino acid transporter A, giving the protein MEKSSETNGYLDSAQAEPAARPGAPGTAAGRARRCAGFLRHHALVLLTVSGVVAGAGLGAALRGLGLTRTQVTYLAFPGDMLLRMLRMIILPLVVCSLVSGAASLDASSLGRLGGIAVAYFGLTTLGASALAVALAFIIKPGSGAQTLQSSDLGLVSGPPQVPKETVDSFLDLARNLFPSNLVVAAFRTYATEYREARYNTSTGNITTEKIPIGTEIEGMNILGLVLFALMLGVALKKLGHEGEELIRFFNAFNEATMVLVSWIMWYVPVGIMFLVGSKIVEMKDIIRLVTSLGKYIFTSILGHFIHGGIVLPLIYFVFTRKNPFRFLLGLLTPFATAFATCSSSATLPSMMKCIEENNGVDKRISRFILPIGATVNMDGAAIFQCVAAVFIAQLNNVELRAGQIFTILVTATASSVGAAGVPAGGVLTIAIILEAIGLPTHDLSLILAVDWIVDRTTTVVNVEGDALGAGILHYLNQKAVKKGEQELSEVKVEAIPNCKSEEETSPLVTHQNPACSAASAPELESKESVL